A DNA window from Bradyrhizobium sp. CCBAU 53421 contains the following coding sequences:
- a CDS encoding PAS domain S-box protein gives MSDHIWYRYGTAAAAVALALMLRAALNPYLDDRSFTIIYLPAIVFAAFAGGRGPASFATLLCLVISAAFLGKSLITLSANMIDIAAFSVLGPMLGFMGDRLRQESEQARYRQAHLQSILDTVPEAMIVIDEKGIIRSFSAAAVRLFGWLPDEVVGKTVSKLMPQPYRAEHDRYIERYLATGERRIIGIGRIVVGERSDGSTFPMELAVGEAKVRGERFFTGFIRDLTERRAQERRLQELQSELVHVSRLTAMGEMASSIAHEINQPLSAITNYMRGAKALMASDKPNANRIGDALERAVQQALRAGDIIKRLREFVAKGETQHSVENPLTLLEEAVALALLGAKEQGVRVTMRSDRDLPSMIVDKIQIQQVALNLIRNAIEAMACCPRRELTVGVSKVDGLARFTVADTGSGISPDVADRLFQPFVTTKEHGMGVGLSICRTIVESHGGHIVAEANPGGGTIFQFTLPFADIGEEA, from the coding sequence ATGTCCGACCACATCTGGTATCGCTATGGCACTGCCGCGGCAGCCGTCGCGCTCGCCCTCATGCTCCGCGCGGCGCTCAATCCGTATCTCGATGACCGCTCATTTACGATCATCTACCTTCCGGCGATCGTTTTTGCCGCTTTCGCCGGCGGCCGCGGACCGGCGAGCTTCGCGACCCTGCTCTGCCTCGTCATCAGCGCGGCATTTCTTGGGAAAAGCCTCATCACCCTTTCCGCAAACATGATCGATATTGCCGCATTTTCGGTACTAGGTCCCATGCTTGGCTTCATGGGCGACCGGCTGCGGCAGGAATCGGAACAAGCGCGGTATCGGCAAGCCCATCTGCAGTCGATCCTGGACACCGTACCTGAAGCCATGATCGTCATTGACGAGAAGGGTATCATTCGCTCGTTCAGCGCCGCGGCAGTGCGTTTATTTGGCTGGTTGCCGGACGAAGTGGTTGGAAAGACTGTATCCAAGTTGATGCCGCAGCCCTACCGGGCCGAGCATGACCGCTACATTGAACGTTATCTGGCCACCGGCGAGCGGCGCATCATTGGCATCGGTCGCATCGTGGTCGGCGAGCGGAGCGACGGCTCGACCTTTCCGATGGAGCTTGCCGTCGGCGAGGCCAAAGTGCGCGGCGAACGCTTCTTCACCGGCTTCATCCGAGACCTAACCGAACGGCGGGCGCAGGAACGGCGGCTGCAGGAGCTGCAGTCTGAACTCGTCCATGTGTCGCGGCTGACCGCCATGGGTGAGATGGCATCATCTATTGCCCATGAAATCAACCAGCCACTCTCCGCCATCACAAACTACATGCGCGGCGCAAAGGCTCTAATGGCGTCAGACAAGCCGAACGCCAATCGCATTGGTGATGCACTCGAACGCGCTGTCCAACAGGCTCTGCGCGCCGGCGATATCATCAAGCGCCTGCGGGAGTTCGTTGCCAAAGGCGAGACGCAGCATTCTGTGGAAAATCCGCTCACGCTGCTTGAAGAGGCTGTGGCGCTGGCCCTGCTCGGCGCCAAGGAGCAAGGCGTGCGGGTGACGATGCGCAGCGACCGCGATCTGCCGTCAATGATCGTAGACAAGATCCAGATCCAGCAAGTCGCGCTGAACCTGATACGCAACGCGATCGAGGCGATGGCTTGCTGTCCGCGCCGCGAATTGACCGTCGGAGTCAGCAAGGTCGATGGTCTCGCCAGGTTTACCGTTGCTGATACGGGTTCCGGCATTAGCCCTGATGTCGCCGACCGCCTGTTCCAGCCCTTTGTCACGACGAAGGAACACGGCATGGGTGTTGGACTATCAATCTGCCGGACAATCGTGGAATCCCATGGCGGCCACATCGTGGCGGAAGCCAATCCGGGTGGCGGCACGATCTTTCAATTCACGCTGCCATTTGCTGACATCGGTGAAGAAGCATGA
- the fixJ gene encoding response regulator FixJ, with amino-acid sequence MTERRILVIDDDAAMRDSLAFLLDISGFWVATYETATEFLNDIASGPVDCVVSDIRMPGMSGLELIRKLKADCLDCPVVLITGHGDVSLAVEAMKAGAVDFIEKPFEDEVLLRAINAALEARPTKPDDDAAKLQAEGRLADLSSRERDVLQGLLAGKINKVIAHDLGISPRTVEVYRANLMAKTNARSMSELMRIAIAAGF; translated from the coding sequence ATGACTGAGCGGCGCATTCTTGTGATCGACGATGACGCCGCGATGCGGGATTCGCTGGCGTTTCTGCTCGATATTAGTGGTTTCTGGGTAGCAACCTACGAGACCGCGACCGAGTTTCTCAATGATATTGCAAGCGGTCCGGTCGACTGCGTTGTATCAGACATCCGCATGCCAGGAATGAGCGGCCTCGAACTGATCCGCAAGTTGAAGGCTGATTGCCTCGACTGTCCGGTCGTCCTGATAACCGGTCATGGTGATGTATCGCTCGCAGTCGAAGCGATGAAAGCGGGTGCGGTCGATTTCATCGAGAAGCCGTTCGAGGACGAGGTGCTGTTGCGTGCCATCAACGCTGCTTTGGAAGCGCGGCCAACGAAGCCAGACGATGACGCAGCGAAACTGCAGGCAGAAGGGCGCCTTGCGGACCTCTCGTCGCGCGAACGTGACGTCCTGCAGGGACTATTAGCCGGCAAGATCAACAAGGTAATCGCCCATGATCTTGGCATCAGCCCCCGGACGGTCGAGGTTTATCGCGCCAACCTGATGGCCAAGACCAATGCACGCAGCATGTCCGAGTTGATGCGGATTGCCATCGCCGCAGGATTCTAG